A region of Rhizorhabdus wittichii RW1 DNA encodes the following proteins:
- a CDS encoding FAD dependent oxidoreductase (PFAM: FAD dependent oxidoreductase) encodes MNAQWDVVVIGSGINSLVCAAELALKGRRVLVLERDEVAGGCMRTAEATLPGFRHDLFAMSLPLFVTAAHYPLLGPKLAERGLRLLTAPQPTAVVLDDGRTAVFGPSREANAAMFDSLHPGDGAAYVRAMREIEANAPLIFGLLGQEPRSRGTLGLLARTLLRERIDGLAGLTGDFLRPMRAWLEQDFGSDLARALIAPWILHTGLGPDAPLSALMGKLILFTLEAVGIPFVEGGIAQLVAAFTALIEAQGGQVETGADVTRILVERGAATGVETADGRRIAARRGVVANVTPTQLYGRLLSDPPPAQAERARRYVYGRADMQIHLALSEPPRWRDPSLDAVALIHVTPGLDGVSRAVNEAERGLLPVEGTIVVGQPAATDPSRVPPGQGLLWIQLQELPRQVRGDAAGLIAPPADGRWSPALAEAYAARILDRLRGCIANLDGALLKTAILSPADLEAMNINLVGGDPYSGACSIDQFHLFRPLAGGRNHDTPVRRLFHIGASTHPGPGLAGMSGHMVAARL; translated from the coding sequence ATGAACGCCCAATGGGACGTCGTCGTCATCGGCAGCGGCATCAATTCGCTGGTCTGCGCCGCCGAACTGGCGCTGAAGGGGCGCCGCGTGCTGGTGCTCGAACGCGACGAGGTCGCCGGCGGCTGCATGCGCACCGCCGAGGCGACCCTGCCCGGCTTCCGGCACGACCTGTTCGCGATGTCGCTGCCGCTGTTCGTCACCGCCGCCCATTATCCGCTGCTCGGCCCGAAGCTCGCCGAACGGGGCCTGCGCCTGCTGACCGCGCCGCAGCCGACCGCGGTGGTGCTCGACGACGGGCGGACGGCCGTGTTCGGCCCGTCGCGCGAGGCCAATGCAGCGATGTTCGATTCGCTCCATCCGGGCGACGGCGCCGCCTATGTCCGCGCGATGCGGGAGATCGAGGCCAACGCCCCGCTGATCTTCGGCCTGCTCGGCCAGGAGCCCCGCAGCCGCGGGACGCTGGGCCTGCTCGCCCGCACCCTGCTGCGCGAGCGGATCGACGGCCTTGCCGGGCTGACCGGCGATTTCCTGCGGCCGATGCGCGCCTGGCTCGAACAGGATTTCGGATCGGACCTCGCCCGCGCGCTGATCGCGCCGTGGATTCTCCACACCGGGCTCGGCCCCGACGCGCCGCTGTCGGCGCTGATGGGCAAGCTGATCCTGTTCACGCTCGAAGCGGTCGGCATCCCCTTCGTCGAGGGCGGCATCGCGCAGCTCGTCGCCGCCTTCACCGCGCTGATCGAGGCGCAGGGCGGGCAGGTCGAGACCGGCGCCGACGTCACCCGCATCCTCGTCGAGCGCGGCGCGGCGACCGGCGTCGAGACCGCCGATGGCCGGCGCATCGCGGCGCGCCGGGGCGTGGTCGCCAACGTCACCCCGACCCAGCTCTACGGCCGGCTGCTGTCCGATCCCCCGCCCGCGCAGGCGGAGCGCGCGCGCCGCTACGTCTATGGCCGCGCCGACATGCAGATCCACCTCGCGCTGTCCGAGCCGCCGCGCTGGCGCGATCCGTCGCTCGACGCGGTCGCGCTGATCCACGTCACGCCGGGGCTCGACGGCGTCTCGCGAGCGGTGAACGAGGCCGAGCGCGGCCTGCTGCCGGTCGAAGGGACGATCGTCGTCGGCCAGCCGGCGGCGACCGACCCGTCGCGCGTCCCGCCGGGCCAGGGGCTGCTCTGGATTCAGCTCCAGGAACTGCCGCGTCAGGTGCGGGGCGACGCCGCCGGACTGATCGCGCCGCCCGCCGACGGCCGCTGGTCGCCCGCGCTGGCCGAAGCCTATGCCGCGCGCATCCTCGACCGGCTGCGCGGCTGCATCGCCAATCTCGACGGCGCGCTGCTGAAGACGGCGATCCTGTCGCCGGCCGATCTCGAGGCGATGAACATCAACCTGGTCGGCGGCGATCCCTATTCGGGCGCCTGCTCGATCGACCAGTTCCACCTGTTCCGCCCGCTCGCCGGCGGCCGCAACCACGACACGCCGGTGCGCCGGCTGTTCCATATCGGCGCGTCGACCCATCCCGGGCCGGGGCTCGCCGGCATGTCGGGCCATATGGTGGCGGCGCGGCTTTAA
- a CDS encoding pyruvate ferredoxin/flavodoxin oxidoreductase (PFAM: pyruvate ferredoxin/flavodoxin oxidoreductase), with the protein MAAAGEATRDRIGIAILALGGQGGGVLADWIQEVARHHGWLAQGTSVPGVAQRTGSTVYYVELARAGDRLPILAQMPTPGDVDIVVASELMETGRAMLRNFSTADRTTLIGSTHRIYAIAEKSGMGDSRGSGERIVEAAARRAKRFIGFDMEAATDRSGSVISAVMFGALGGSGALPFPREAFEQAIRDSGIAVASNLRGFDEGFRAAQAPVAMPDAIDHAVPQPTTDAGRALHGRILGELPAPAHEAALHGVQRLMDYQDAGYAALYLDRLRAVAGLDAAPWEATAELARHLALWMSYEDTIRVADLKSRATRFERVRDEVKAGEGQIVGITEFMHPRLREVCETLPAGIGRFILESPRLSSWLDRFFREGRHVETTSLRWFLMLRLLAALRPLRRRSLRYAEEQERIEHWLGDIRTSIAQDPALALGLVRSQRLIKGYGDTFDRGLRNFQAIRAALFARPPAERRAQWLDDACAQALADDSGRALEDMLAAA; encoded by the coding sequence ATGGCGGCGGCAGGCGAAGCGACGCGCGACCGGATCGGCATCGCCATCCTCGCGCTGGGCGGGCAGGGCGGCGGCGTCCTCGCCGACTGGATCCAGGAGGTCGCGCGCCACCATGGCTGGCTCGCGCAGGGGACCTCGGTACCCGGCGTCGCCCAGCGCACCGGATCGACCGTCTATTATGTCGAGCTGGCGCGCGCGGGCGATCGGCTGCCGATCCTCGCGCAGATGCCGACGCCGGGCGACGTCGACATCGTCGTCGCGTCGGAGCTGATGGAGACCGGCCGCGCGATGCTGCGCAACTTCTCGACCGCCGATCGGACCACGCTGATCGGATCGACCCACCGCATCTACGCGATCGCCGAGAAGAGCGGGATGGGCGACAGCCGGGGCAGCGGCGAGCGGATCGTCGAGGCGGCCGCGCGGCGGGCCAAGCGCTTCATCGGCTTCGACATGGAGGCGGCGACCGATCGGTCGGGCAGCGTGATCAGCGCGGTGATGTTCGGCGCGCTCGGCGGCAGCGGCGCGCTGCCTTTTCCGCGCGAGGCGTTCGAGCAGGCGATCCGCGACAGCGGCATCGCGGTGGCGAGCAACCTGCGCGGCTTCGACGAGGGTTTCCGCGCCGCGCAGGCGCCGGTGGCGATGCCCGACGCGATCGACCATGCCGTTCCGCAACCGACCACCGACGCCGGCCGCGCGCTGCACGGCCGCATCCTGGGCGAACTGCCCGCGCCGGCGCATGAGGCGGCGCTGCACGGCGTCCAGCGGCTGATGGACTATCAGGATGCCGGCTATGCCGCGCTCTATCTCGACCGGCTGCGCGCCGTCGCCGGGCTCGATGCGGCGCCCTGGGAGGCGACGGCGGAGCTGGCGCGACACCTGGCGCTGTGGATGAGCTATGAGGACACGATCCGCGTCGCCGACCTGAAGAGCCGCGCCACCCGCTTCGAGCGGGTCCGCGACGAGGTCAAGGCCGGCGAGGGGCAGATCGTCGGCATCACCGAGTTCATGCACCCGCGCCTGCGCGAAGTGTGCGAGACGCTGCCCGCCGGGATCGGCCGCTTCATCCTGGAGTCGCCGCGCCTGTCGTCCTGGCTCGATCGCTTCTTCCGCGAGGGCCGCCATGTCGAGACCACCAGCCTGCGCTGGTTCCTGATGCTGCGCCTGCTGGCGGCCCTGCGGCCGCTGCGCCGCCGCTCGCTGCGCTATGCCGAGGAGCAGGAACGGATCGAGCATTGGCTCGGCGATATTCGTACCAGCATCGCGCAGGATCCGGCGCTCGCGCTCGGGCTCGTCCGGTCGCAGCGGCTGATCAAGGGCTATGGCGACACGTTCGACCGGGGCCTGCGCAACTTCCAGGCGATCCGCGCCGCGCTGTTCGCCCGCCCGCCGGCCGAGCGCCGGGCGCAATGGCTCGACGACGCCTGCGCCCAGGCGCTCGCCGACGACAGCGGCCGCGCGCTGGAGGACATGCTGGCGGCGGCTTAA
- a CDS encoding Indolepyruvate ferredoxin oxidoreductase (PFAM: thiamine pyrophosphate enzyme domain protein TPP-binding), protein MAERSFAAEVELLKLGEGETFTGEGILAVTKALLQSGVAYVGGYQGSPISHLMDVFADANDLLASLGVHFEASASEATAAAMLAASVNYPLRGAVAWKSVVGTNVASDALSNVASGGVTGGALVIVGEDYGEGSSIMQERTHAFAMKSQMWLIDPRPNLPSIVDAVEQGFRLSEASNTPVMLELRVRSCHMTGSFVAKDNLRPAMTVDEAAAAPVRDTSRIVLPPANFLHEVEKVEKRWPAGIAFVRENRLNEWFGPDEGEVGLIVQGGLFNSLNRAMELLGLSDAFGAARLPVYCLNVTYPLIPDEVAAFCRGKRAVLVLEEGQPEFIEHELNTLVRRADLQTRIVGKEVLPRAGDYTAHVMAQGLRTFLAEWQPALDLPDLSIAPLPAPVAAQIPQRPAGFCTGCPERPVFTSMKLLERELGPTHVSADIGCHLFSILPPFNIGNTTMGYGLGTAGASAFKPKDKRAIAVMGDGGFWHNGLTSGIGNAVFNKDDTVTVIVDNGYSAATGGQDILSSRADNRARTTRHPIERAVRGIGAGWVRTVDRTYDLKRMMAALREAMTSPERGPKIVVAQSECMLNRQRREKPRVRKAMSEGKRVVRERFGVDPDTCTGDHSCIRLSGCPSLSIKPNPDPLRRDPVAHVDNSCVGCGLCGEVSHAAVLCPSFYRASIVANPGRWEGRWKALRSRLIGALQKRDARLRAARAF, encoded by the coding sequence GGACGTGTTCGCCGACGCCAACGACCTGCTCGCCAGCCTCGGCGTCCATTTCGAGGCGAGCGCGAGCGAGGCGACGGCGGCGGCGATGCTCGCGGCGTCGGTCAACTACCCGCTGCGCGGCGCGGTCGCGTGGAAATCGGTGGTCGGCACCAACGTCGCCTCGGACGCGCTCTCCAACGTCGCCTCGGGCGGCGTCACCGGCGGCGCGCTGGTGATCGTCGGCGAGGATTATGGCGAAGGCTCCTCGATCATGCAGGAGCGGACCCATGCCTTCGCGATGAAGTCGCAGATGTGGCTGATCGACCCGCGCCCCAACCTGCCGAGCATCGTCGACGCGGTCGAGCAGGGCTTCCGGCTGTCGGAAGCGTCGAACACGCCGGTGATGCTCGAGCTGCGCGTCCGCTCCTGCCACATGACCGGCAGCTTCGTCGCCAAGGACAATCTCCGCCCGGCGATGACCGTCGACGAGGCGGCGGCCGCGCCGGTGCGCGACACCAGCCGCATCGTGCTGCCGCCCGCCAATTTCCTCCACGAGGTCGAGAAGGTCGAGAAGCGCTGGCCCGCCGGCATCGCCTTCGTCCGGGAGAACCGGCTCAACGAATGGTTCGGCCCCGACGAGGGCGAGGTCGGGCTGATCGTCCAGGGCGGCCTGTTCAACAGCCTCAACCGCGCGATGGAGCTGCTCGGCCTGTCCGACGCCTTCGGCGCGGCGCGGCTTCCGGTCTATTGCCTCAACGTCACCTATCCGCTGATCCCCGACGAGGTCGCCGCCTTCTGCCGCGGCAAGCGCGCCGTGCTGGTGCTGGAGGAGGGGCAGCCCGAGTTCATCGAGCATGAGCTGAACACGCTCGTCCGCCGCGCCGACCTGCAGACGCGGATCGTCGGCAAGGAGGTGCTGCCCCGCGCCGGCGACTATACCGCGCATGTCATGGCGCAGGGCCTGCGCACATTCCTGGCCGAATGGCAGCCCGCGCTGGACCTGCCCGACCTGTCGATCGCGCCGCTGCCGGCGCCGGTCGCGGCGCAGATCCCGCAGCGCCCGGCCGGCTTTTGCACCGGCTGTCCCGAGCGCCCGGTGTTCACCTCGATGAAGCTGCTCGAACGCGAACTGGGGCCGACCCATGTCTCGGCCGACATCGGCTGCCACCTCTTCTCGATCCTGCCGCCGTTCAACATCGGCAACACGACGATGGGCTATGGCCTGGGCACCGCCGGCGCCTCCGCCTTCAAGCCGAAGGACAAGCGCGCGATCGCGGTGATGGGCGACGGCGGCTTCTGGCACAACGGCCTGACCTCGGGCATCGGCAACGCCGTCTTCAACAAGGACGACACCGTCACCGTCATCGTCGACAACGGCTATTCGGCCGCGACCGGGGGACAGGACATATTGTCGTCGCGCGCCGACAACCGGGCGCGCACCACCCGCCATCCGATCGAGCGGGCGGTGCGCGGGATCGGCGCGGGCTGGGTCCGCACCGTCGACCGCACCTATGACCTCAAGCGGATGATGGCGGCGCTGCGCGAGGCGATGACCAGCCCCGAGCGCGGGCCCAAGATCGTCGTCGCCCAGTCCGAATGCATGCTCAACCGGCAACGGCGCGAGAAGCCGCGCGTCCGCAAGGCGATGAGCGAGGGCAAGCGCGTGGTGCGCGAGCGCTTCGGCGTCGATCCCGACACCTGCACCGGCGACCATAGCTGCATCCGCCTGTCGGGCTGTCCGTCGCTGTCGATCAAGCCCAACCCCGATCCGCTGCGCCGCGATCCGGTCGCGCATGTCGACAATAGCTGCGTCGGCTGCGGCCTGTGCGGCGAGGTGAGCCATGCCGCCGTGCTCTGCCCGAGCTTCTACCGCGCCAGCATCGTCGCCAATCCGGGGCGGTGGGAAGGCCGGTGGAAGGCGTTGCGGTCGCGGCTGATCGGCGCCCTGCAGAAGCGCGATGCGCGGCTCCGCGCGGCGAGGGCGTTCTGA